A genomic window from Lentibacter algarum includes:
- a CDS encoding alpha-hydroxy acid oxidase: MSASAIHSAEDARRIAKRRLPWMVFDYIDGAAGRETGAARNRAALDEITLRPRILRDVSSRSLAATLFGAATQRPFGIAPMGMCNLSAPGADLMLARLAARYAVPHGVSTVASTPLEKIIEVAEGHAWFQLYFTGDGTGTFKLVDRAKAAGYQTLVLTVDVPEVGRRPRELRHGFKMPFKIGPKQFVDFALHPRWSLNALLKGKPTMANFEMPGYEFDRTESRARATWDTLNKLREMWPGKLVVKGVLDVEDALTLKAAGVDGIQVSSHGARQLESAPVPIEMLAKIREQIGADYPLFFDSGIRSGEDVLRALTQGADFVFLGRILQYALAAGHERGLHKLWDVISEEMSIAMAQTGLTSPKDITGLR, from the coding sequence ATGTCGGCAAGCGCCATTCATAGCGCAGAGGACGCACGGCGTATTGCCAAGCGTCGTCTGCCATGGATGGTGTTCGATTATATCGACGGGGCGGCAGGCCGTGAAACGGGGGCGGCGCGCAATCGGGCCGCCCTTGATGAGATAACCCTGCGGCCGCGTATTCTGCGCGATGTTTCCAGCCGTTCGCTTGCTGCGACCCTTTTTGGTGCAGCGACACAGCGCCCCTTTGGTATTGCACCGATGGGCATGTGCAACCTTTCAGCTCCTGGTGCAGATCTTATGCTTGCGCGCCTTGCGGCGCGATATGCAGTGCCCCACGGGGTCTCGACTGTTGCATCAACTCCGCTGGAAAAAATCATCGAGGTGGCTGAGGGCCATGCTTGGTTCCAGCTCTATTTCACGGGTGATGGGACGGGGACATTCAAGCTGGTCGATCGTGCAAAAGCAGCTGGTTACCAGACATTGGTTTTAACTGTGGATGTTCCAGAGGTTGGGCGCCGTCCTCGTGAATTGCGCCATGGTTTTAAAATGCCGTTCAAGATCGGCCCCAAACAATTCGTCGATTTTGCACTGCATCCGCGTTGGTCCCTGAATGCATTGCTGAAAGGCAAGCCGACGATGGCGAACTTTGAAATGCCTGGGTATGAATTCGATCGCACTGAAAGTCGCGCGCGCGCAACGTGGGACACATTGAATAAGCTACGCGAGATGTGGCCGGGCAAACTTGTTGTAAAAGGTGTGCTTGATGTGGAAGATGCGCTTACGCTTAAGGCTGCTGGTGTTGACGGTATTCAAGTGTCTAGTCACGGTGCACGCCAGCTTGAAAGCGCTCCTGTACCTATCGAAATGCTTGCTAAAATTCGGGAGCAGATCGGGGCTGATTATCCGCTGTTTTTTGACAGTGGCATCCGGTCGGGTGAAGATGTGTTGCGGGCACTTACCCAAGGCGCTGATTTCGTTTTTTTGGGGCGCATCCTCCAATATGCTTTGGCCGCTGGCCATGAGCGAGGATTGCACAAACTGTGGGATGTCATTTCAGAAGAAATGAGCATCGCAATGGCACAGACTGGACTGACGAGCCCGAAAGATATTACTGGTTTGCGCTAA
- the comE gene encoding sulfopyruvate decarboxylase subunit beta: MIRSEILREIAPILNPHLVVCNIGLPSQELHMIDDNARNFYMLGTMGLSSSIGFGLALAQDKPVISIDGDGSVLTNLGTLPTIANNATGNYTLLIIDNGSYGSTGDQPTYAGMKTNLTDVARACGCDTVIEVQDKDLGPVLQSAIDSDEMTIIVCKCDSGNIKLPVITLDPVVIRHRFMEAVKS; encoded by the coding sequence ATGATCCGCTCTGAAATCTTGCGCGAAATCGCGCCCATCCTGAACCCTCACCTTGTCGTTTGCAATATCGGCCTGCCCAGTCAGGAACTGCATATGATTGATGACAACGCTCGCAATTTTTACATGCTCGGCACCATGGGGCTGAGCTCTTCGATCGGCTTTGGCCTTGCGCTCGCGCAGGACAAACCTGTGATCTCGATTGATGGCGACGGGTCTGTCTTGACGAACCTTGGCACGTTGCCAACGATCGCTAACAACGCGACTGGCAACTATACATTGCTGATCATTGATAACGGATCTTATGGATCGACGGGTGACCAGCCGACCTACGCAGGCATGAAAACCAACCTGACAGATGTGGCGCGCGCCTGTGGCTGCGATACTGTGATCGAGGTGCAGGACAAAGACCTTGGCCCCGTGTTGCAATCGGCCATCGACAGCGACGAGATGACGATAATTGTCTGCAAATGTGACAGCGGTAATATCAAGTTGCCGGTCATTACTCTTGATCCGGTGGTTATCCGTCACCGCTTTATGGAAGCCGTGAAGTCCTGA
- a CDS encoding sulfopyruvate decarboxylase subunit alpha, which translates to MNIDKKIVDDFVANDISFVTTVPCKQLAGVIEEVENRDEIFHIPSNKEDEGMGLCAGAFMGGKRPMIIMQNTALGVTLNTLATLIQFYRMPLPMLISYRGELREPVSCQVEMAVHTKALLAQFHIPTYHFHWQKDVEEFDNILKYTFMSNKPVAILTDANFWGGYGDQ; encoded by the coding sequence ATGAACATCGACAAAAAGATCGTAGATGATTTTGTTGCCAACGATATCTCTTTCGTGACCACCGTACCCTGCAAACAGCTGGCTGGTGTGATCGAAGAGGTGGAGAACCGTGACGAGATTTTTCACATCCCCTCAAACAAAGAAGACGAAGGTATGGGGCTGTGTGCGGGCGCCTTCATGGGGGGCAAGCGTCCCATGATCATTATGCAAAACACTGCCCTTGGCGTGACGCTGAACACATTGGCGACACTGATCCAGTTCTATCGTATGCCGCTTCCGATGTTGATTTCATATCGTGGTGAGTTGCGCGAACCAGTATCGTGTCAGGTTGAAATGGCTGTCCACACCAAGGCACTTTTGGCGCAGTTCCACATCCCGACATATCATTTCCATTGGCAAAAAGATGTCGAGGAATTCGACAACATCCTGAAATATACTTTCATGTCCAACAAACCTGTGGCGATCCTGACCGATGCCAACTTCTGGGGAGGCTACGGCGACCAATGA
- a CDS encoding universal stress protein has translation MYKKILVPMALDHDISPRTLAIAQALAGDTGTITALHVYEAPKGSVNAYLDEEAKKDGIARAKSELLAKTEHLSNVQPVMVIGHTYRTIIAYARDNAIDCIVMGSHRPGFSDYLLGSTAARVVRHAPCAVHVQRSD, from the coding sequence ATGTATAAGAAAATACTTGTTCCTATGGCACTTGATCATGACATCTCACCGCGTACCCTTGCGATTGCACAGGCGCTGGCTGGCGATACAGGAACAATTACGGCGCTGCATGTTTATGAGGCTCCAAAGGGCTCGGTCAACGCTTATCTCGACGAAGAGGCCAAGAAAGATGGCATTGCACGTGCAAAGTCTGAGTTGCTCGCGAAAACTGAGCATCTGAGTAATGTTCAGCCTGTAATGGTGATCGGGCACACCTATCGTACCATTATCGCTTATGCTCGTGACAACGCGATCGATTGCATTGTGATGGGCTCCCACCGACCAGGGTTCAGTGATTATCTGCTTGGTTCTACGGCAGCACGCGTCGTCAGACACGCGCCTTGCGCCGTGCATGTCCAACGTAGCGATTAA
- a CDS encoding alcohol dehydrogenase catalytic domain-containing protein produces MKALVYQGVESLVYGDMPDVITQDDEQLIKVEAVGICGSDMHAYLGHDERRPAPLILGHEAAGTIQGGKNDGMRVTVNPLVTCQVCPACKAGRENLCSKRQIISMMPRQGAFAQYIGMPMRNLVEVPAHVALGKAALAEPLAVSWHAVRLALEALHPSMERRALVIGGGAIGLAAALALRAMDVNDVVIVEPDEKRCAFLANSCDQVAVHSTTKSFPIVIDAVGYGVTRASASAMVEPGGVIAHVGLGDDAHGLDVRRATLQEITFIGTYTYTATDFRDTATALFEGRLGALDWTQTRPLCDGATAFSDLRSGRVAAPKIILDPWA; encoded by the coding sequence ATGAAAGCACTGGTTTATCAGGGTGTCGAATCCCTTGTTTATGGCGATATGCCGGACGTGATCACACAGGATGATGAACAGCTGATCAAGGTTGAAGCTGTCGGCATTTGTGGATCGGATATGCACGCCTATCTTGGTCATGACGAACGACGTCCCGCTCCGCTGATTTTAGGGCATGAGGCGGCTGGGACGATCCAGGGTGGCAAGAATGATGGAATGCGTGTGACAGTGAACCCGCTGGTGACCTGTCAGGTCTGTCCCGCTTGCAAAGCGGGGCGCGAAAATCTTTGCTCTAAAAGGCAGATCATTTCGATGATGCCGCGTCAGGGGGCTTTTGCTCAGTATATTGGAATGCCAATGCGCAATTTGGTCGAGGTGCCTGCCCATGTGGCGCTGGGCAAGGCGGCACTTGCCGAACCTTTGGCTGTCAGCTGGCACGCAGTGCGGCTTGCGCTAGAGGCCTTGCACCCGAGCATGGAGCGCCGCGCGCTTGTGATTGGCGGGGGGGCGATTGGGCTGGCCGCCGCTTTGGCGCTTCGTGCCATGGATGTTAATGACGTCGTCATCGTTGAGCCGGATGAGAAACGCTGCGCATTTCTGGCGAACAGCTGTGATCAAGTTGCCGTGCACTCCACAACCAAATCATTCCCAATTGTGATCGACGCGGTCGGCTACGGGGTGACGCGCGCCTCTGCTTCCGCCATGGTCGAACCGGGCGGTGTTATTGCGCATGTAGGACTTGGTGACGATGCGCACGGCCTTGATGTGCGCCGTGCAACGTTGCAGGAAATCACGTTTATTGGCACCTACACCTACACTGCGACAGACTTTCGCGACACAGCAACAGCCCTTTTTGAAGGCCGATTGGGTGCGCTGGATTGGACACAAACACGCCCACTTTGTGACGGAGCAACTGCCTTTTCTGATCTGCGGTCAGGTCGTGTTGCCGCGCCGAAAATCATTTTGGACCCTTGGGCGTGA
- a CDS encoding SDR family oxidoreductase, translating to MTGNTHLFDLSGKVACITGASSGLGRRAALTLAAAGAKVVGVARRADALDNLCAEIGPAAAAVVADVASRDCLERTVADISAPFGAPDILVHAAGVNTREAADDVTFNGWDQTLALNLSAPFFLSQAFVPEMRKKGWGRIVNFASLQTTRAFPGGIAYGATKGGIAQLTRAMAEAWSPDGITANAIGPGFFPTELTAAVFEDDARAARNAAQTCIGRNGTLSDMDGPILFLCSDASAYVTGQVLMVDGGFTAK from the coding sequence GTGACAGGCAATACACATCTATTCGATCTAAGTGGCAAAGTAGCCTGTATCACGGGCGCTAGCTCTGGACTTGGCCGTCGCGCAGCACTGACGCTTGCGGCCGCTGGTGCAAAAGTCGTGGGCGTTGCTCGCAGGGCTGATGCATTGGACAATCTGTGCGCTGAAATCGGGCCTGCCGCTGCTGCCGTGGTGGCGGATGTAGCCAGCCGCGATTGTCTGGAAAGAACTGTCGCTGATATCTCCGCGCCATTCGGTGCGCCTGACATTTTGGTACATGCAGCTGGCGTCAACACCCGTGAGGCAGCCGATGATGTTACCTTCAACGGATGGGATCAGACGCTGGCTCTTAACTTGTCGGCACCGTTTTTTCTGTCACAGGCGTTTGTGCCAGAAATGCGTAAAAAGGGCTGGGGCCGTATCGTTAATTTTGCGTCCCTTCAAACGACCCGCGCATTTCCGGGCGGCATCGCCTACGGGGCAACGAAAGGTGGTATCGCGCAACTGACCCGCGCGATGGCTGAAGCATGGTCTCCCGATGGGATCACAGCAAATGCCATTGGTCCCGGTTTTTTCCCAACTGAATTGACGGCAGCGGTGTTCGAGGATGACGCGCGTGCTGCACGCAATGCAGCGCAAACCTGCATCGGACGCAATGGAACTCTTTCGGATATGGACGGACCAATTTTGTTCTTGTGCTCTGATGCCTCTGCCTATGTCACAGGACAGGTTCTTATGGTTGATGGGGGGTTTACTGCGAAATGA